CCGGCGAGACAGCTTCCGCATCCGTACTGCCTTCGCCAAGGCGCTGCAGGGAACGCCCCAGACGATCGAGTGCTCGATTCGGCATAAGGCCGGTCATGAGCTTGTGCTGAGTACGACGATTGTACCGATGAAGGCGGACGGCATGATTATCGACATCTATACGATTTCGAAGGATATTACGGACCAGAAGCGTGCCGAGAAGAAGCTGCTGCAGGCGAAGCTGGAGGCTGAGCAGGCAGCTCGGGTGAAGAGTGAATTTCTTGCTATTATGACACATGAGATTCGAACGCCGCTCAACGGTGTGATCGGGATGAGTGAGCTGCTGCTGGAGACGCCGCTGTCGGAGGAGCAGGAGGAATACGCTAAGATTATCGTCAAGAGCAGCAAGGGGCTATTGACCGTCATACACGAGGTGCTCGACTTCTCCAAGATGGAATCCGGCAAGCTTGTTCTGAACCGAGAGGTGTTCAGTCTGCATGCCGCACTGGAGGAGACGCTGCAGCTTCTATGTCCGCAATGTCAGCGACGGAGGCTAGACGTACGCTTGGCTATTGACGAGCGGGTGCCTGAGCTGCTGCTCGGCGATGAAGGCCGCTTGAGGCAGGTGCTCCTGAACGTCATCGGCAATGCGGTAAAGTTTACGGAGGAGGGCATGATCGACATCAAGGTTCGGCATCATGTCCGCGAGGGAGATCGGCTGCAGCTCGAGTTCGTCGTTCAAGATACGGGCGTAGGTATTCCGGAGTCCTACGTTCCACATCTGTTTCAGCCGTTCTACCAGCTGGAATCGTCTGCACGCAAGTATGGAGGCACGGGCCTCGGTCTTGCGATCTGCAAGCGGCTTGTGGAGCTGATGGGCGGCACGATCAGCGTGGAATCGAAGCAAGGTGCGGGCACTCGTCTGACGTTTACCATAATGGCTGACGTTTATGAGGATCAGCGTGTCGCGGCACAATAATAGGGAACAAGCAAGTCACACGAGTAAGGAGCGGAGCTGCTGCAGTGGATACGATCACACACACACTATTCGGACTTACGCTATACGGAGCTGTGAATAAGGAAGGGATGACGCGGAGGGAGAAGCAGGCGCTGCTGTTCACGAGTCTTGCTGGGTCGCAGATCCCAGATATCGACGTCATCTCCTCTTGGTGGGACACGGCCGGCCGTTACCAGATGTGGCATCGCGGGTTGACGCATTCCGTGCTGCTCGTGCCCGTATGGGCGGGGGTACTGGCACTGCTTGCCCGGGCGATATGGAGAACACGAGGCTGGCTCTTGTTCCTCGTTGGGCTTGTCGCGGTGTTCATTCATAATACGAGCGACCTGTTCAACGCTTGGGGGACCGGCTACTTCGAGCCGGTATCGACGATGCGCATTACGTTCGGTACGATCCCGATCGTCGACCTGACGTTCTGGGCGATCATGCTGGCAGGCTGGCTGTTCGCTCTCATACGGGCGCGCAGAGGCAGTCCCAAGCCGACCTATCCGGTATACCGATTCGTCTGGGGGCTGCTGGTGCTGCACGTGGCCATCCAGTCCGCTCAAGGCTATATGCTGTATGAGCAAGCAGCTCCGCGCTATGAGCAGGTGGCACTGGCGGCCGATTTCGTTCCGGGTGTATTCACGGTGATCGGCAAATCCGGCACGACAGTCGAGCTGTCGAAGGGGACGCTGTGGAGCGGCTTGAAGCTTGAGCAGCAGCTGATCTCGGCAGAGGAGGCGGACCTGGAGCAGCTGTTCACCGCTAATCCGAAGGCACGCACACTGTACGAATGGTCGCCGTTTGTCGTCGTAGTCGATGACGGGAAGCAGCTAGGGATATACGACCCGAGGTTTTACCGCAACGGTCAGTCATTCTTGTTCGAGTTCATGGAGAAGAAGGGCTTGTAGAGTTAAGTTTGATAGAAAATGACCCGAGGCAACTCGCTTCTTTGCTGGAAGCGACCTGTCTCGGGTTTTTCATTTCTCATGTGGAGGCCGATTAAGGTGTATAGAACTTCTGCGTGTAATAAATGTGCATGTCGCCGCCGAAGGCGACGCCGACACCGAGTCGCTCGATCGAGCTGAGCAGATTCTTGCGGTGACCTGCCGAGTTCATCCAGCCGTGATGGGCATAGATCGCGCTCGTCTGACCGGCGGCGATGTTCTCCGCGGCAGCCCGGAACTGGATGCCGTCACGCTCCATTCGCTCGAACGGATCGAGTCCGCTCGGATTCGTATGATCGAAGAAGTCGCGGGCGGCCATGTCCTGGCTATGCTTGCGCGCGGTGACAGAAGCCTCGTCCGACCAGACGAACGGACTGTAGCCGAGCTTCGCACGAGCCGCATTCGCGAGGTCCAGCGTCTGCCGCTCGTAGGCCGTAATGAGCGCGGCGCTGGACTTCGGATAGAAGGCGGCGAGCGCCGTCTCGGTCTGGGCGCCGATCACCTGTACGCCAGTCACCACGTCGCTGCGGTGCACATCATAGAAGAACGTCACGTAGCTGCCGTCGATGCTGTAGGTGCCGTATTCGCCGTCCCCGTAGTTCATGAGGAAGCGGGTGTTGCCTTTCAGAATATGAGCAAGAGGATTGCTGTACAGCTTGAGTACCGTACTCTTCGCCGCGCCGTCCTGAATACCCCGGTCGGTATGCCAGTTGTCCGATTGCGAATAGAGCGCGACCACCTTACCTTCGCTGATGCCGATCTGTGCGTAGTTCGCGTAATCGTGGTTATACACGTACCAGAGGAAGCCGTACTCGGACACGTCCTTGCGGCCCGGCTGACCGAGTAGGGCAAGCACGTGCTCCTCGGCATCTCCGATTGCGATGCCTCGTACAGAGACAGCCGCCTTCGTGCGGGACTGGGCTGTGCCATCACCGACCGCAGGCTTCTCATTCGCCTTGGTCGAGGACGGAGCGGGCGCCGCAGTGAGCTGACTCACCTTCGATCTCATATTCATGAGGAACTGCACAGCTTCAGCTCGTGACAGCGGGTCGGCAGACCGATAGCCGTCGACGGTGGCCGCCGTCTTGCCGTTCGACAGTCCAGTATCGAGCAAATATTGCACCGAGCCCGTCAGATCAAGCGTGCCACGCTGTGTCGAGGCGATGAGCCGTGCGACGTGACCTCGGTTATATGAGGTGCGAGTGGTGCTGTTCAGCATCGTCCAGTTGCGCTTCGCGGCCAGCTCATAGTACGGCTCGTACCATTGTTGTCCGGAAGCAGCGACCCGCAGCTCGGAGGACGGATAGGCGCGAAGCAGCATCGCGATGAATTCCGGCTCCGATACGGTCGCATCCGGCTTGAAGGTGCCGTCCTCGTAGCCGTTGACGATCTTGCTCGTAACCGCCCAATCGATCGCCTTGGACGCCCAGTGGCGGGACGTATCCTTGAAGCTCGCCGCAGCTGTAGCCTGCGGAGGCGGTGAGGCTGAGGTCAGTAGGGCAGCAGTAAGTAGTGCAGACCAGCTATATTTCGTCCATCGCGTCCAATTCAAGCGAACGACCTCCTTTGTGATGCTACATATTTCGACAGCAATGCTCGGAATCAGTGGGTGAATCGGCTTACAGGCGGCATGCATACCGCTCTATGTATCATCATAATCGCTGGGCGCGTCAGGTTCAATTCTCAATGTGGAAAATGAACTTTTGGATTACGTATGCAGAGATCGCGAGAATAGCTGAACTGTTCAATTCAGGTCGTATTACTATCTTGAATATAAGATCACAGATCGGCTCCAACTTGGCGGAAGTACGGATGCTCTGCGGCTTTAAGTTGGCACGGAGATATGATGTTTTCGAATATGAACTATAGAAGATTTTTTCATGACTCTATCATTTCAGATTGTGTTCAGTGTGTTCAGTCTTATCTTGCTTTTTTACTAAATATTTACAAATGTAAAAGAGGTTTAGTTAAGTATTTGTTAATTCGCTCCAGTTACTCAATTATCTAATAGCTGGCGGTGGCGTAGGCGCTATTCAGGCATATATTATTAGTGTAGGAAAAAAAGAAGCTGCCAGAATCTTTACTGCAACAGTAACAAGTAAGTTAATTGCATGGGCTGCTCCTAAATTGGCTATTTTTGTAGGGACAGCGGTGACATTCGCTATGGATTATCTTGATATCGGTGCGAAAATTGCTGAGTATCTTGATTCTAGAGACTCTAATCCTAATAACGGATGGATTAATTTCTAAAAAAACGGATTGGATTGATACCAGTTGAGAAATTTTTTAAAGTATACAACATTCGTAATTTGGTTGTTCTTAGTTATTTACTTTGGTAATATGCTGGGAGTTCCTAAAAACTTGTATTATTACATCATATCTTTTTCTATATCTATTGCTGGAATTCTATTCATTTATAATTGGTTTGACCGAAAAGATCGTAAACGATAGAATGCAAGAAAGAGCCTTCAATCCCACAATTGTTACTATGGTTGAAGGCTCTTTTTTGTTAAAGTACTCTGGTACTGACGTAACTCTTTCGCTTAAGCAAGTAAACAAAACAGCGGCGAACTAATATGCTATAACTACGAATTGGGAATTAAAGAAGTATCCCCTTATAATGAATGAGGGGGCTTCTTTTGTTTAACAAATAATTAAACTGGGGTGATTGAAATGCCAATGGAAGCGGAGGTGTCCATATATCTTATCCTTGGCTTTAGCGCTGTAATAATTACTGTTCTAGCTTTCGTCGTTGGCTGGTGGATAAGATATAAGAATCAGGCTTATGGCTGGTTAACTCTCCACCTTCTTTTATTTATCGCTAGTGTAAGTCGGTGGCTAAAAGCGATCCAAGTGAGGCCTGATGAACCGATGGCTTCAGAGTTAAACTCAATAGTAATTGCTCAAGCCGGTGGATTATGGGCGCTGAGTATGCTGTTTTTTATGTTTGGACTGTATAAACTAAAAAACACAACAAAAAATTGAAATTACAAGTTGTTACACCAGTGTATAGATATAACCGTGGTGGACTCAGTGTGGTGGGCTCCCGTTTTCAGATGCTGATCTGTACTTTGACGATGCTGCCATGCGAGCATTATGTAGCGGGTGAACACAATGGTTGTATGGCTGACAAGTAAGTCATAAGAGCGTCCTTGTAACTCTTTTTGCAGGCGCAGCAAGAATTTGGTGCACGTGGAGAGAATGGCAAGCCATTCGTTCTTCTTGGAACGATGATGAACAAACACGACCATGACCGGAAGGTTCGGAACGAGGTGGGTTCGGATACAACGAAGGATGGTGTGATGATCTCCTTCTACCTGTGGTGCTACGGCATACAGCGCCTTAAGGTCTAGTCGCTCTCCATCCACAAGATACCGCTTGTTGTCGGTTTTCACCATAACTCTTTCGCTTAAGCAAGTAAACAAAAACAGCGGCAATCTAAGAACGTGCTCTCACGTCTTAGTTCGCCGCTGTCTTCATTTGTAATCCCCTACTTCCGGTCCGTATCGCATGCTTCGCGCGTCTCGCGGGATACCGTTTCGTCGGCGAGCTTGTCCCCGAATTGCTCCAGACGCGAAGGGCTCGATGCTGGGCCGTTGTTCTTTGGCTTGCTGTTTCGTCCTGACATGGCGTATCACCTCCGAATCGTAGCTTGTCTTGTTGCGGCCTGTTTTATGTTTCGGCTAAAAGAGGGGAAAGCTGGGCATAAGTAAGACAGACACGCTACACACATCAGGCTGGAAAGGATGAATGCACATGAGCAAGCACCTTCAAGCGTACTTTCATACGGAGAATGAGGCGGAGGACGTCCGCATCCTGCTCCAGACCTATGCCGTCGAGCAGATCGAAGTCGGACAGCTGCAGTCGACGAGCGGGGACGATGCGAACTTCATGCCGTATTCGCCATCGCTTGGCTCGGCTAACGTCGCGGTCGGCGTACCTGCATTAGGCGCAGGGAACAATACGAATGGAGCGCCGGGATTTATGCCCGTCTTTTTTAACCTGGATGACGAGGTAGGCGAGGACGGCGGAGGCTTCCGCGGCTTCAGCTACGTGCTCAGCGCACTTGTCGAGGACCGTGACTTCGAGAAGGTCGTAGACGTCGTTCATTCCAATGGCGGGCGAGTGCTGAAGCTGGAGGAGTAGGGTAGTAGCATCTCGTTATTGCAAAAAAAGAGCCTTGTCCTGTCATCCGCAGCCCCCCCAATTGGGAGTGCCGTTGACGATGGACAAGGCTCTTCAGCGTAAGCTTGAAGCGTCCAGGCGAACGTAGCGCTAGCGCTACGAGCTGCGCCGACGGGACAGATGAATGAACGTGACGGCCAGCGCCAGCACGAGCACCGATCCCTTGACGATGTCGAAGGCATAATACGGCATGTTGAGCATCGTGAGGCCGTTCAGCAGCACCCCGATCAGCACCGCGCCGAAGAACGTGCCGATCACATTCGGCTTGCCCGCGCCAAGCACGGAGTAGCCGACGAAGACCGCTGCGACGGCTTCCATCAAGAGCGGTGCGCCCGCATCGATCTGGCCGGAGCCGACGCGCGCGGCGAACAGAATACCGCCGACCGCTGCGAAGATGCCGGACAAGATGTACGCGAACGTACGGATGCGGTTCACCGAGATGCCCGACAGACGGGCCGCCTCACGGTTGCCGCCAGTCACGTACATTTGCCGTCCCCAGCGGGTGTAGGTCAAGAAGATGTGTACCGCAATGACTGCCACAATCATCAGAATGACCGGCACCGGCATGCCGAGCAGCTTGCCTTGACCGATCCACAGGAACGAAGGATCGAACTTGCCCGGAGCCTTCGTCCCGTCCGTCATCTGCATGTTGTTGTAGATCGAGAAGCCCTTCGTATACGTCTTGTGGACGCCGCCGATGATGTACATGATCGCGAGCGTGGCGAGCAGGTCAGGGATACGCACCTTCACGATCAGGAGCGCATTCAGTAGACCGATCACGATACCGATCAAGAGCGGTACGGTCAGCACGACGACGAGCGGCAGCTCATACCAGACCATTAGCGTAGCAACGACGACAGTCGTCAGAGAGACGGTGGCGCCGACTGATAAGTCGAAGCCGTCTACAATTTGCGAGAACGTCACGCCGATCGCGACGAACGTCACGATGGAGATGGAGCGCAGAATGTCCGCCATGTTGTCATAGGACAAGAAGTGTTCGTTGACGGCCGAGAACCCTGCGATGACGAGGGCGATGACCGCCAGCGCTCCGTATTTATAAGTGAAGTCTAGCCACTTTTCTTTCATTCCGATTTGGCCTCCCCGCTGCTAGCGTAGTACAATACGTTCTCCTGTGTCGCTTCCTCTCTCGTCAGCTCCTTCACGATGCGCCCGTAGCTCATGACGAGTATGCGGTCCGCGATGCCGAGAATTTCGGCGATTTCACATGAGAAATAGACGATCCCCTTGCCTTCCTGCGCCAGCTTGCCGATTAAGCGGAAAATGTCGCTCTTCGCTCCCACATCGACGCCCTTCGTAGGCTCGTCGAACAGGTAGACGTCAGCGCCCGTCGGCAGCCACTTCCCGACGGCGACCTTCTGCTGGTTGCCGCCGCTCAAATATTGGACTCGCCGCTCCTTGATCGGCGGCTGAATGCCCAGCTCGCCGATGCGGGCATCGGCGTTCGCTTCCTCGAGGCCGCGCCGGACGAAGCCGAGGCGGCCGAGTTGCTTCAAGATCGGCAGGGCGAGATTCGCCATGACCGGCAGCTCGACGAGGACGCCCTGCTTGCGGCGCTCCTCCGGGATCAGTGCGAGCCCGGCGCGCACCGCGTCCGCGGGCTCGGTCAGCCGCAGCGGGCGGCCGCGCAGCACGAGCTCGCCCGCATCCAGCTTGTCCGCGCCGAACAGGAGGCGGGACAGCTCGGTCTTGCCGGCGCCGACGAGACCGACGACGCCGACGATCTCGCCCTCGCGTACGGTCAGGCTGACGTCGCGCACCTTCGTGCCGAAGCGCAAGGCTCGCGCTTCGAGCAGCGTCTCCCCGATGGCCGTCTTCACCTTCGGGAACTCCTCCTCGAACGGCTTGCCGAGCATTTCTTCAATAACAGCACGGGTGCTCGTCTCCGAGGACGCCTTCGTGGAGATGCGCCTGCCGTCTCGCATGACGGTGACGCGGTCGCTGATGCGGAACACCTCGTCAAGGCGATGCGAGATGAAGATGCAGCCGACGCCTTCTTGCTTGAGGCGCTGCATCAGTCCGAACAGTCGATCCGCCTCCTCGCTGCTGAGCGGCGCTGTCGGCTCATCGAAGATGATGAACTTCGCTGATTGCGCCAGTGCCCGGCCGATCAATACGAGCTGCTTCTCGGCAATCGTCAGCTCGCCCGCCTGCTTGCGCACGTCCAGCTCCGGCATGCCGAGCTCTGCGAGCAAGCGCTTCGCCTCACGCTCGAGGCCGCCCCGGTCAATCCACAGCGCACCCGACGTCAGCCGGTCGAGCATCATGTTCTCGGCTACCGTCAGCTGAGGGACTAGCGCAGTGTCGACCTCCTGGTAGACGCAGGTGATCCCTTGATGGATCGCATCGAGCGGCCGGCGCACATGGAGCGGCTGTCCATCAATGCTCACAGTTCCTGAATCGGCGATATAGGCGCCGGACAATACTTTCATCAACGTGCTCTTGCCTGCGCCGTTCGCGCCGAGCAACGCATGAATTTCGCCGCCGCGCACCTCGAAGTCGACCTGCTGCAGCGCCTTAACACCCGGGAACGACTTCGTTATGCTTGACATGGCGAGTAGATGGGGGGACTTGGCCATCGCTTAGGCTCACGCTCCTTCGAATGGGAAAATCCCACCGTGCCTCAATTCGAAGGCCGATGGGATTATCGATATGCAACCTGTATGCTTACTTCTGCTCCGCTTTCTTCATCCACTCCGTATAGCCTTGCTCGCTGCCGCCCCAGCCCTTCACGTGCTGGCTAAGCTGCGCTGTGGAGATCTGCTCCTTCGGAAGCTGATCGCGGGATACGAATACTGGCTCCAGTACGACCTTGTCCGGCGTCTGGTCGCCGTGCAGCTTCTGGTACAGGTAGCGAACTTGAATACGTCCGATATCCTTCGGATCAACAGCAGCGGAAGCAACCCAAGGGCTGTTCGGATCTTGGATCATCTGCAGATCCTCATCGCTCATGTCGATGCCGTATACTTTAATCTCCGTACGTCCTGCTTGCTGAATCGCGCGGGCTGCACCCTTGGCGAACTCATCCCAGGATGCCCACACTGCTGCGATGTCGCCCTTGTTCGGGTATTTCTTCAGGATCGCTTCCATCTGTGCTTGTGTGTCAAGTGCTGTATTCTGAGTCGCTGCACCGAATGCCGCAACTTCCTTAATGTCTGGATATTTCGCCTGGAAAGCCTGGTAAGCGACTTGACGACGCTCCATCGGAGCGAAGCCAGCTACCCAGATCTTCACGATGTTACCCTTGCCGCCGATATCCTTGCTCAGCTGCTCGAGCGTCTGCTCAGCCATCTTCGCATCGCCTTGCTCCAGTACCGTTACGCCTGGAACCTTCAGGTCTGCGTCGAACGCTACGACCGGAATGTTCTTCTCCAGCGCACGCTTCACGCCGTTCTCGAGCGCTTCCGCTGTGCCGTGGTCGATCAGAATACCGTCTACCTTCTGGTTGATGGCAGCATCCAGATTGGAGGCCATCTTGGCAAGGTCGCCGTCAGCAGGGCTTACGGTAACAGTGCCGCCGAGCTTCGTAACCTGCTCCTTCACACCTTCAATATATTGCGCGGAGAACGTGCCCAGGTTGATTTGCATAATGAGAGCAATTTTTTTGCCGGCGAGCGGGTTCACGCTCGAAGCGGCGGAGCCGTTGTCCGCAGGCTTGGCAGCCTCCGGTGGCTTGCTTCCGCAAGCGGCCAATGAGATCGACAGGATGAATACGAGAACCAATAGGAACGGTTTGTTGAGCAGCTTCATAGTACGTCATTCTCTCCATTCTACTAATATGTATAATTCCAATGGAATTACTAGGTGATTAAACTTTATCATAAGCGGCAACCAAGGGTCAATATAGGAATAAGGCTATAATCAACTATAAATTCATGAAATTCGACATAAATATACACGATTCCTCCTTAATTTGCACAAATCTAGCGATACAACACCCTATAGTACCATAGAAGTTAGTCGCCGAACAGCACAAAAAAGAGCGCGCCGTACCAATGTCGGGCGTGCTCTTTTTACAAAAACCTACATACTATGTGTTCAAGCTAGCTAGCAAGTAAAAACGCGGCTGCAGCAACAGCGACCGCTGCCGAATAGGCAATCTCCAGCCATTGCTTCTTCGGACGCTGGGACAAGCTGAACATCATATAGACCGAACGGACAATAATAATGATAAGGGCAATCTGGAATAACGATTCAGGCATACGCATGACCTCCTTAGGAATCACATCGGGTACTACCTAACTTATGCGCTCGCAGGCGAGTCATGACGGAATCGTGCGTTAATATTCACAGCTCTGTAGGAAAATCAAGACAAAAACTGCAACATCTCCACGCCTCTGTTCGTTCAAAGGAATAAGCGTCGTCGTTACGCTGTATACCGAATTTAGAAAGGATGATCAATGATGAAGCAATGTAAATGGACGAAGCTGGCGGTAGTAACCAGCTTGATCATGAGTATAGCGGCCGCTCCGGCTGCAGCGTTCGAGGATCTGGAGGCTGGTCAGCGCGAGTCGGTGCTGTCACTGAAGGAGCGAGGCATCGTGAATGGTGTGGACAGCAAGCACTTTGCACCGCGCAGCAAGACGAGCTACGCCGAGGCGGTACATTTGCTCGTGAAGGCGTTCGACCTGAACATTGACCATATGAAGTTTATTAAGAAACCGGAGGCTTCCGACTACTTCACGCAAGTGCCGAACGATGCGTGGTATTCGGAGTCGTTCGTCATCGCGCATCTGAACGGCATACCGCTTCCCAAGGATATCAGTCCAGATGGAATCGTCACTCGTGAGCGATTTGCCGATATGATCATTCATGCGATCGATACGAAGGGAACGTTTCCTGTGATCAAAATGCTGATCATCTTCGAGGACGAGGCGGACATCGACCCGGCGCTCAGCTACAGCGTCCAGCGGCTCGTGTTGCACGGCATTGTGAAGCAGCAGGAGGATCGCAGGTTTAATCCTAAGAGCGAGCTGACTCGCGGCGAGGCTGCCGTATGGGTGTATCAAGCGGTTCAATTCGTGAACTCGCATACGAAGCCGCAGCAGCAGGAGAAGGTAACCGTTAAGGTGGAGAAGGTCAACGCGGATGTGAACAAGGTGATTTTGTCCCGCGGGGAGAAGCCAACGGCTGGTTATGCGATTCGAATTACGGGTATTCTCTTTGAGGAGGATGGACGTGCGATCATTACGTATAAGGTGACGGACCCTGCTCCTGATAGTATGAACGCGATGGTGATCACCGAGCCAACGGCTGAGACTTATGTAGCCAGCGGCTACGAGATTACAGCACAGCTTGATCGGGAATAGGTTATGAGTAGATAGGAGGTTATCGAGATGGAGCAATCGTACTTGATTCTGGAGGACAGGAAGCTTGCGTATTGTGTGCATGGAGAAGGGCTGCCGCTGGTGCTGCTGCACGGCTTTTGCGGAAGCGGCGCTTATTGGGATGACGTCGTGTCGCGACTTGCTGAGAGCTACAAGGTAATCGTGCCTGATCTGCGCGGCCACGGAGCGTCCGATACGCCAAGCGGTCCCTACACGATGGAGGAGCTCGCCGCAGACATTGCGGAGCTCATCAAACGCCTTGACCTGGGGCGTGCGGTTGTGCTCGGACATTCGCTCGGCGGGTACGTGACGCTCGCGCTTGCGGAGCAGCATGCGGAGCTGCTGAGCGGCTTCGGCCTTATTCATTCGACGGCGTATCCAGACGATGAGCAAGGGAAGCTGAATCGGATGAAGGCGAAGCAGACAATTGAAGAGAAGGGGATAGGTGCATTCGCAGAAGGGCTCGTGCCGAAGCTGTTCGCACCTGGCCATCTCGAGACGATGCGAGCAGCAGTCGATAAGGCAATGACGATCGCCCGTGGAACAAGCGCGGACGGTGCCGCCAGCACCATCGTCGCGATGAAGGAACGCCCTGATCGGCGTGCCGTGCTGCAGAACACCGAACTTCCGGTGCTGCTCGTAGCCGGAGCCTTGGATCAGATTATACCGAAGGAGAAGACGTTCACAGCATCGGGAGACCATGTGGTGCACCGATTGATCGACAGCGCTGGACATATGAGCATGATGGAGGCTCCCGAGGAGCTGACTCGTATTGTGCTCGAATTTATGAGCAGTAAGCTGGAGCAGAAGCAGGAACAGGTCTAAGCGGTCAACACGTTCCTTAGGATGGACATTTAAGAAGGTGATGAGCCTCAGGAGGTGCAGGCGATGCCCTTGGACAAGCGGCTGCAGGACATTGCGGACAACCATGCGATCGTATGCTACGATGGGGTGTGCGGCTTTTGTCAGAGAGTTGTACAGTTCTTGCTCCCGCGAGATCGGCATGGAGCATTCTATTATACCGCACTGCAATCGCCAACCGGTCAAGCATTATTGAAGGAGCACGGCTTGGACCCGAGTTCATTGAGCACCTTCGTCCTCATTGATGCAGGACGTGCATACGTCCGTTCAACAGCAGGGCTGCGTGTCTTGCTTAGACTCGGCGGCTGGTGGCGGCTGCTATATGCGGCAATTATCGTGCCCGTACCGATCCGTGATGCGGTGTACTCGCTTATTGCGCGTAATCGGTACCGTTTTTTCGGAAAGACGGACGCATGTATGCTCCCTGTACCTGAGGCTAGAGGCAGATTTCTCGATCGACTGTAGAACTCTCTTCATGTGAATCGAATAAAGACTATACCAAGGGACAAGGACATGTCCGGGCAATCGCTCGGATCATGTCCTTGTTTGGCGTCGAAGTCGTCTGAGCAGGACGATACCTAATCCTGCCGCAGTGACGAGTAGTCCATTGGTGAAGTGGTTCATCACCAAGAGGAGCGGGACGCTGAGCGCTGCTGTCAGCAGCATGTGGATGGTCCGAATCAGCCTCTGAACTGATACAGCTCGCAGCTCGGCGGGCAGCGGATAGATGTACGACCAGTCGGAGTGCAGGTACGCCTTAGGCAGCTCCTGAAGCTGTACGCCGACCAGCCATACGAATAGGAGATACAGAGCAGACGGCACCCAGTCGCCTGACGAAGAGAGCAACAGCCCGGCTCCAATCGACCACAGTCTGATCGTGATGCCGAACAGCTCCGAGCGAAGCCACACGCGCACATACAAGTAGCGGTACGTATCTGTGGAACGGAATCGAAGGCCCGCGAGCACAGCTAGCAGTCGTCGAGGGAATCGTCTGTTTCGTGGACGGCTCTGGACATGACCGACATCTACGAATTGATTCAATAGTCTGAAGATGAAGGACCGATGCGCTAGCTCCGTGTCTGCCAGTCGGTTCCAGTTCATGCTTGCTCGCGCAGTACTTCTAATTACGAATAAATATGCGAAGCCTACAGCCGCTACCAGCAGGCTCCCCAAGCCCGGCTTCAGGACGAGCAGGCCGTACACGCCGCCGAGTGCCGCCGCCCAGCGTGCTGCACGCCACATGACAAGCTCGTATATGTCGCTATATTGCAGCTCCGCCCACTTCGCCTGCAGCAGCAATCGCTTCATGGCGATGAGCACGAGCAGCACGTGCCAGAAGCCGGGCTTCGCTCCTTCGATCTGTATGTACGCTGGCCATACTGCCAGCCACAGGAGCAGCAGCAGTGCGCTTTGAGCCAGGAAGGCCCGATGTACGGCATGCTTCATGTAAGTGGCCTTGAGCTCATTTTCCAACGGGATCAGGAAGACAAGGTCAGCAGCTCGAACGTATGTACGAATCGGAGTGATTGCCATAACAGGAACGAGAATCGCGGTAATCAGCTCA
Above is a genomic segment from Paenibacillus sp. YYML68 containing:
- a CDS encoding MHYT domain-containing protein — encoded protein: MEHVHGTYSVPLVMLSVLISMFTAYCGIDLCQRVLTLQGRRKGAWLAFSSVLLGLGLWAMHFVGMLAFHLPVEVRYDTNWLVLSMLLPMVAAWAGLQLITARHVPRMNWIAGGFFIAIAVGGMHYTGMAAMRSAAKMTFDPYWVAVSVLMALAISFTALGLPFLHRVAVKKPSTLKLKVVASGMMGVAIAGMHYTGMFAADFTLPAGAELSHEHHDEEVDELLLASWIGAAALVVLLFFAVTQSMERIYTQRLANLTQQRYDAIFEHNPDIVCLFDHDGRLLRCNPAAERITGYQVHSYVGRYYPQFLNRRDSFRIRTAFAKALQGTPQTIECSIRHKAGHELVLSTTIVPMKADGMIIDIYTISKDITDQKRAEKKLLQAKLEAEQAARVKSEFLAIMTHEIRTPLNGVIGMSELLLETPLSEEQEEYAKIIVKSSKGLLTVIHEVLDFSKMESGKLVLNREVFSLHAALEETLQLLCPQCQRRRLDVRLAIDERVPELLLGDEGRLRQVLLNVIGNAVKFTEEGMIDIKVRHHVREGDRLQLEFVVQDTGVGIPESYVPHLFQPFYQLESSARKYGGTGLGLAICKRLVELMGGTISVESKQGAGTRLTFTIMADVYEDQRVAAQ
- a CDS encoding metal-dependent hydrolase — its product is MDTITHTLFGLTLYGAVNKEGMTRREKQALLFTSLAGSQIPDIDVISSWWDTAGRYQMWHRGLTHSVLLVPVWAGVLALLARAIWRTRGWLLFLVGLVAVFIHNTSDLFNAWGTGYFEPVSTMRITFGTIPIVDLTFWAIMLAGWLFALIRARRGSPKPTYPVYRFVWGLLVLHVAIQSAQGYMLYEQAAPRYEQVALAADFVPGVFTVIGKSGTTVELSKGTLWSGLKLEQQLISAEEADLEQLFTANPKARTLYEWSPFVVVVDDGKQLGIYDPRFYRNGQSFLFEFMEKKGL
- a CDS encoding CAP-associated domain-containing protein, producing MNWTRWTKYSWSALLTAALLTSASPPPQATAAASFKDTSRHWASKAIDWAVTSKIVNGYEDGTFKPDATVSEPEFIAMLLRAYPSSELRVAASGQQWYEPYYELAAKRNWTMLNSTTRTSYNRGHVARLIASTQRGTLDLTGSVQYLLDTGLSNGKTAATVDGYRSADPLSRAEAVQFLMNMRSKVSQLTAAPAPSSTKANEKPAVGDGTAQSRTKAAVSVRGIAIGDAEEHVLALLGQPGRKDVSEYGFLWYVYNHDYANYAQIGISEGKVVALYSQSDNWHTDRGIQDGAAKSTVLKLYSNPLAHILKGNTRFLMNYGDGEYGTYSIDGSYVTFFYDVHRSDVVTGVQVIGAQTETALAAFYPKSSAALITAYERQTLDLANAARAKLGYSPFVWSDEASVTARKHSQDMAARDFFDHTNPSGLDPFERMERDGIQFRAAAENIAAGQTSAIYAHHGWMNSAGHRKNLLSSIERLGVGVAFGGDMHIYYTQKFYTP
- a CDS encoding ABC transporter permease → MKEKWLDFTYKYGALAVIALVIAGFSAVNEHFLSYDNMADILRSISIVTFVAIGVTFSQIVDGFDLSVGATVSLTTVVVATLMVWYELPLVVVLTVPLLIGIVIGLLNALLIVKVRIPDLLATLAIMYIIGGVHKTYTKGFSIYNNMQMTDGTKAPGKFDPSFLWIGQGKLLGMPVPVILMIVAVIAVHIFLTYTRWGRQMYVTGGNREAARLSGISVNRIRTFAYILSGIFAAVGGILFAARVGSGQIDAGAPLLMEAVAAVFVGYSVLGAGKPNVIGTFFGAVLIGVLLNGLTMLNMPYYAFDIVKGSVLVLALAVTFIHLSRRRSS